From the genome of Lutzomyia longipalpis isolate SR_M1_2022 chromosome 2, ASM2433408v1, one region includes:
- the LOC129790238 gene encoding nucleolar protein 58, whose product MFILYETPAGYAIFKLLDEKKLKEVDNLYLEFETPEKANNLVKLKHFQKFSDTTEALAAATATVEGKVSKPLKKTLKKLVSEDVQNKLLVADAKLGNAIKDKLALQCVSNSGVQELMRCIRTQSESLLSGLPKKEMTAMALGLAHSLSRYKLKFSPDKIDTMIVQAQCLLEDLDKELNNYMMRAREWYGWHFPELGKIITDNIAFVKTIKLVGMRENMGQTDLSDILPEDVEEKVKEAAEISMGTEISEEDIINIQHLCDEIISINEYRTHLFDYLRTRMIAMAPNLTILVGESVGARLIAHAGSLVNLAKHPASTVQILGAEKALFRALKAKKDTPKYGLIYHAQLVGQASVKNKGKISRSLAAKAALATRVDAFGEDVKFELGAEHKAKLESRLHFLEQGSLRRLSGTGKAKAKFEKYHGQSEVKTYESAYDNTLPTSSKKRKHSESAAETPKKLIEEIPEEEVEEAGASEEPKKKKKKKKKTSETAEEEETHVAKKSKVEEEEAEEEPTEKKKKKKKKNKTEDE is encoded by the exons ATGTTCATCCTGTACGAAACACCAGCAGGATATGCAATTTTTAAG CTCCTGGACGAGAAGAAGCTAAAGGAAGTGGATAATCTGTACCTGGAGTTTGAAACACCAGAAAAGGCAAACAATTT GGTAAAATTGAAGCATTTCCAGAAATTTTCCGACACAACCGAAGCTCTTGCGGCTGCCACAGCCACGGTTGAGGGAAAAGTTTCaaagccactgaagaagacgCTCAAGAAGTTGGTCAGTGAGGATGTGCAAAATAAACTCCTCGTGGCCGATGCGAAGCTTGGCAATGCCATCAAGGACAAACTTGCCCTTCAATGTGTCTCGAATTCGGGGGTGCAGGAGCTGATGCGGTGCATCCGGACGCAGTCGGAGTCCCTTCTTTCCGGACTGCCAAAGAAAGAAATGACAGCCATGGCTCTGGGTTTGGCACATTCCCTTTCCAGgtacaaattgaaattctccCCGGACAAGATTGATACAATGATCGTCCAGGCACAGTGTCTCCTTGAGGATCTCGACAAGGAGCTCAATAACTACATGATGAGAGCAAGAGAATG GTACGGATGGCATTTTCCGGAACTCGGGAAGATCATCACAGACAACATTGCATTCGTGAAGACAATTAAACTTGTTGGGATGCGCGAGAATATGGGACAAACAGACCTCTCGGACATTCTTCCGGAAGACGTCGAGGAGAAAGTGAAGGAAGCAGCAGAGATTTCAATGGGCACGGAGATCTCAGAGGAGGACATCATTAACATTCAGCACCTCTGTGACGAAATAATCTCCATCAATGAGTACAGAACACATCTCTTTGACTACCTCAGGACACGAATGATTGCCATGGCGCCAAATCTCACAATTCTCGTTGGGGAATCTGTGGGGGCACGATTAATTGCCCATGCTGGATCACTTGTTAATCTGGCTAAACATCCGGCGTCTACAGTTCAGATTCTGGGAGCTGAAAAGGCCCTCTTCCGCGCGTTGAAGGCTAAAAAGGATACACCCAAGTACGGGTTGATTTATCATGCTCAGCTTGTAGGACAGGCCAGTGTAAAAAATAAGGGAAAGATCTCTCGGTCGCTGGCAGCAAAGGCAGCTCTCGCCACGAGG GTTGATGCCTTCGGGGAGGACGTCAAGTTCGAATTGGGTGCTGAGCACAAGGCAAAGTTGGAGTCTCGTCTTCATTTCCTCGAGCAGGGAAGTTTGCGACGTCTCTCTGGCACTGGGAAAGCCAAGGCAAAGTTTGAAAAGTACCATGGGCAGAGTGAGGTCAAAACATACGAATCTGCGTACGATAACACCCTGCCGACGAGCAGCAAGAAGCGAAAACACTCCGAGAGTGCCGCAGAAACACCCAAGAAGCTGATTGAGGAGATCCCGGAGGAAGAAGTTGAAGAAGCCGGCGCCTCCGAGGAgcccaagaagaagaaaaagaagaagaagaagaccaGCGAGACAGCTGAAGAGGAAGAAACGCACGTGGCAAAGAAGTCGAAGGTAGAGGAGGAGGAAGCAGAGGAGGAGCCAacggagaagaagaagaagaaaaagaagaaaaacaaaacggaagatgaataa
- the LOC129790398 gene encoding ubiquitin-conjugating enzyme E2 G2, producing MAGSALRRLMAEYKQLTLNPPEGIVAGPISEDNFFEWEALITGPEGTCFEGGVFPAKLIFPPDYPLSPPKMKFTCEMFHPNIFADGRVCISILHAPGDDPMGYELSAERWSPVQSVEKILLSVVSMLAEPNDESGANVDAAIMWRENREEFNNIATKIVRKTLGLPS from the exons ATGGCTGGATCAGCTCTACGGCGCCTTATGGCAGAATATAAAC AGTTGACCCTTAATCCACCTGAAGGAATAGTCGCAGGCCCAATAAGTGAGgataatttctttgaatgGGAAGCTCTAATAAC TGGTCCTGAGGGGACATGCTTCGAGGGTGGTGTCTTTCCTGCCAAACTCATCTTTCCGCCTGACTACCCCCTGAGCCCGCCCAAAATGAAATTCACCTGCGAGATGTTCCATCCCAATA TATTTGCCGATGGGAGAGTGTGCATCTCGATCCTACATGCCCCAGGAGATGATCCGATGGGGTATGAATTGTCAGCTGAGCGATGGAGCCCGGTGCAGAGTGTGGAGAAAATACTCCTGAGTGTCGTGTCTATGTTGGCCG AGCCAAATGATGAGTCTGGCGCCAATGTGGATGCAGCAATAATGTGGCGAGAGAATCGTGAGGAGTTCAACAATATTGCCACAAAAATTGTTCGGAAAACTCTCGGACTGCCCTCATAA
- the LOC129790332 gene encoding uncharacterized protein LOC129790332 produces MNKFSVFELVQLIEIFKNEPILWNRPRTTFTTPERQDMVENVAKRFGRTPGDIEKCWVALREKYRRERASEMANVQRKYRKEPWELMSHLSFLDELYCPQSKGAPPPAEPQPLAQPPKSNSKKFQVGNMVKILPSTSGDNVIIRRVGRKSTPGVPGELVGVGKLKLANLADLQKKPNSPKSAERPESPENARKSNEVNSSMLSPYHEPELSDKSDHHPQYEKDARSVRSVSPAISIVSSTLFPISSDKHEDGMRFKMSRNSRVIKKMEDERRELLAVLKNLTREKGAAESYGEYLTKKLKSWSTEKQNRAIRKFNIVIGEIEEEDE; encoded by the exons atgaataaattcagcGTGTTTGAACTAGTGCAGTTGATTGAAATCTTCAAGAATGAACCAATCCTGTGGAACCGACCCAGGACAACGTTCACCACACCGGAAAGACAGGATATGGTTGAAAATGTTGCGAAGCGCTTTGGGAGAACGCCAGGAGATATTGAGAAGTGCTGGGTGGCCCTCCGAGAGAAATATAGACGAGAACGAGCTAGTGAGATGGCCAATGTTCAGAGGAAGTATCGAAAAGAGCCCTGGGAGCTCATGAGCCATCTCTCATTCCTGGATGAACTCTACTGCCCACAGAGCAAAGGTGCTCCTCCACCTGCAGAACCACAGCCGCTGGCACAGCCTCCTAAGTccaattccaagaaattccaAGTAGGAAACATGG TCAAAATCCTTCCCTCTACATCAGGAGACAACGTCATCATTCGCCGTGTAGGACGAAAATCTACTCCTGGAGTCCCTGGAGAACTTGTGGGTGTTGGGAAGCTGAAACTTGCAAATCTAGCTGATTTACAGAAGAAGCCAAATTCCCCGAAATCTGCAGAGCGCCCGGAAAGTCCGGAGAATGCACGCAAAAGCAATGAAGTTAATTCATCAATGCTCTCTCCATACCACGAACCTGAATTATCAGATAAGTCAGATCATCATCCACAGTATGAGAAAGATGCTCGATCCGTACGATCAGTTTCTCCAGCCATATCCATTGTCTCATCAACGCTATTCCCAATCTCATCAGACAAACACGAGGATGGCATGAGATTTAAAATGAGTCGAAATTCACGCGTGATTAAGAAAATGGAAGACGAAAGGAGAGAACTTCTGGCGGTTCTGAAGAATCTGACTAGAGAAAAGGGTGCAGCAGAGTCCTACGGAGAGTATTTAACGAAGAAACTCAAATCTTGGAGTACGGAGAAGCAAAATAGGGCCATAAGGAAGTTTAATATAGTAATAGGAGAAATTGAGGAGGAAGATGAATAa